The Diadema setosum chromosome 4, eeDiaSeto1, whole genome shotgun sequence genome window below encodes:
- the LOC140227839 gene encoding uncharacterized protein: MDRIYDLVLLLTLAIAVFCSHYGEASVVGTAPNVQGWKGEDIRLPCDFQEDPLAVFWFKERISDQQQRTTKAEFIDGEFQSREERFDIDKNFSLVITNLEVADEGHYYCQVVLKNTQIVENTTIITIGSMASGHTIEECVDKSQSRQSRCTYQYPSNTPSFNLTCVVSGFKPNVSMLWTEESGKRMTSVVSRQNTLSDGTYERFEKITVSVKSGTEQTFMCVATGDSLNGTSTREINVLPSTVSGKLNNLGLIIGLTIGVPVAIVILFLLVGKYLQNKHPDCQPRKGCGWIPCWRRPNIPEIFHEEEELMLKPSPLTKEQVQQCKEELKAYYSVTRRKVTVDPLNFMERVELDEIYTNISIVDRNSKRKTPITYDDLLTNDENGNLSKRLLIQGEGGVGKTTLCAKIAWDWCQGRILLDLDMVLLIPLRDVTNKKSIGSIVKTYLSDSNTAKMNQIHDYITRNQNRVLIIFDGFDEFNGKLSEIDSSDVIRILGIQQYKSCKVIVTTRPWRTDEFMMDKTIADAYTILSVDGFNKENLSTYISRYFQIAEKDNLAESLISFMEENDVIQSNMAPFPIYCAMLCLMWKDFSEERRTEMQHLQTFSMIFFEMIYFLKEHYASKACANLQNQNIVEHLNKAGMAIQEISEIALNGLLDRNLSFAENKFRKCLQAMKTCCRVGVLTIERDVVTRERRRNFNISSLVESTVSFPHKLFQEYVAGVYIGYLFTKNRTKYKKVKKKLLRRPEEFRYVLYFASASGNELGLDIIKGLINCDTSNFSFHSSVNKEGGKCNFCVEVAFECHTEEATRAVGERWAEYRLYDSPQHTVSGVVSIVRKNQVQSLDMLLLKCGRTVSRDLAESVCSSSVLRKVAIRDSQFYPDFYKILGDEASNCQIEDLTLGFSDSDNDLEKEPSVGGDLAQWVFALPRLSKFSLKCFYLPDSFLSTAVASASSCQIEDLTLGFSDSDNDLEKEPSVGGDLAQWVFALPRLSKFSLKCFYLPDSFLSTAVASASSCQIEDLTLGFYDSDNDLEKEPSVGGDLAQWVFALPRLSKFSLGCSYLPDSFLSTAVASASSCQIEGLTISISNSDNGFLKQPSVGGDLAQWVFTLPRLSEFSLSCPYLPDIFLSTAVASASSCKIEDLTLRLTESDDGIPNQSSVEGDLAQWVCAMPRLSKFSLTCPYLPDSFLSTAVASASSCQVM, translated from the exons ATGGATAGAATATACGACCTCGTTCTCTTATTAACACTGGCTATTGCTGTGTTCTGTAGCCACTATGGAGAAG CCTCAGTGGTAGGCACTGCCCCCAACGTTCAAGGATGGAAAGGAGAAGACATCCGATTGCCATGTGACTTCCAGGAGGATCCTCTCGCAGTGTTCTGGTTCAAGGAGAGAATCTCAGACCAGCAGCAAAGGACGACCAAGGCTGAATTCATCGATGGGGAATTTCAAAGCAGGGAAGAACGGTTTGATATCGACAAGAACTTCAGCCTCGTCATCACTAACTTGGAGGTGGCAGATGAGGGTCATTACTATTGTCAGGTGGTGCTGAAGAATACCCAAATTGTTGAAAATACCACGATCATCACAATTGGTT CGATGGCATCCGGACATACAATCGAGGAATGCGTTGATAAGAGTCAATCTCGTCAAAGCCGATGCACATACCAATATCCCTCCAACACCCCTTCTTTTAATCTTACGTGTGTCGTGAGTGGATTCAAACCTAACGTTTCCATGCTATGGACGGAGGAGTCGGGAAAAAGGATGACTTCCGTGGTTTCAAGACAAAACACACTTTCTGACGGCACATACGAGAGGTTCGAGAAGATCACTGTTTCAGTTAAAAGTGGAACAGAGCAAACCTTCATGTGCGTGGCTACCGGTGACTCGCTGAATGGAACGTCGACCCGAGAAATCAACGTTCTACCTTCAACAG TCTCTG GGAAACTTAATAATTTGGGTCTCATCATCGGACTCACCATTGGTGTGCCTGTTGCCATAGTCATCCTATTTCTCCTTGTTGGAAAGTATCTTCAAAACAAACATCCGGACTGCCAACCGCGAAAAG GATGTGGCTGGATCCCCTGCTGGCGAAGACCAAACATACCAGAAATATTTCACGAGGAAGAAGAATTAATGCTGA AACCATCACCGCTTACAAAGGAACAAGTACAGCAATGCAAGGAAGAGCTGAAGGCATATTACAGTGTGACACGACGCAAGGTCACGGTGGATCCACTCAACTTTATGGAACGTGTTGAATTGGATGAAATTTATACAAATATAAGTATCGTAGACCGAAATAGCAAACGTAAGACACCAATAACATACGACGATCTTCTGACCAACGATGAAAATGGAAATCTTTCAAAGCGGCTTTTGATACAAGGTGAGGGAGGTGTTGGGAAAACAACTCTTTGCGCTAAGATTGCCTGGGACTGGTGCCAGGGACGGATTCTTCTGGATCTGGACATGGTGCTCCTAATACCTCTTCGAGATGTAACCAACAAAAAGAGTATTGGTAGTATTGTAAAAACATATCTCTCTGATTCAAATACAGCAAAAATGAACCAAATACATGACTACATTACAAGAAATCAAAACAGAGTCCTCATTATATTTGATGGGTTTGATGAGTTTAACGGGAAATTAAGTGAAATTGACAGCAGTGATGTCATTCGCATTTTGGGAATACAGCAATATAAGTCATGCAAAGTAATTGTGACCACACGACCATGGAGAACAGACGAGTTCATGATGGACAAGACTATTGCTGACGCTTACACTATTCTTAGCGTCGATGGATTTAATAAGGAGAATTTATCAACTTACATTAGTAGGTACTTTCAGATTGCGGAGAAAGACAATCTTGCAGAAAGTTTGATCAGttttatggaggaaaatgaTGTCATCCAGTCAAATATGGCTCCATTTCCTATCTACTGTGCGATGCTTTGTCTGATGTGGAAAGACTTCAGTGAAGAGAGGCGAACAGAAATGCAACATTTGCAAACTTTCTCCATGATATTTTTTGAGatgatatattttctgaaagaacattaCGCATCAAAGGCCTGTGCGAATTTACAGAATCAGAACATTGTTGAGCATTTAAATAAAGCTGGAATGGCAATTCAAGAAATAAGCGAGATAGCGCTAAACGGTTTATTGGACAGAAATCTTTCATTTGCTGAAAACAAATTCAGAAAGTGTTTGCAAGCCATGAAAACATGCTGCAGAGTGGGAGTTCTGACTATAGAAAGAGACGTCGTTACAAGGGAGCGTCGACGCAATTTTAACATTTCATCTTTGGTTGAGTCAACTGTTTCTTTTCCCCACAAACTGTTTCAAGAATACGTTGCAGGGGTATATATTGGGTATTTATTCACCAAGAATCGCACCAAGTACAAAAAGGTGAAAAAGAAACTTCTTCGTCGACCTGAGGAGTTCCGCTACGTACTCTACTTCGCCTCAGCTTCAGGGAATGAGCTTGGCCTTGATATCATCAAAGGCTTGATAAACTGTGATACCAGTAATTTCTCATTTCATTCCTCCGTTAACAAAGAGGGTGGTAAATGTAATTTCTGTGTTGAGGTTGCGTTTGAATGTCATACTGAGGAGGCCACCAGAGCAGTGGGAGAACGATGGGCTGAATACAGACTATACGATTCACCACAACACACAGTGTCAGGAGTGGTGTCCATTGTGCGAAAGAACCAAGTG CAATCTCTAGATATGCTATTATTGAAATGCGGAAGAACTGTGTCACGTGACTTGGCGGAGAGCGTGTGTTCGAGCAGTGTACTGCGTAAAGTAGCAATACGGGACTCACAATTTTACCCGGACTTCTATAAGATCCTAGGCGATGAGGCTTCGAACTGTCAG ATTGAAGATCTGACCTTAGGTTTTTCCGACAGTGATAATGATTTAGAAAAGGAGCCCTCGGTGGGAGGAGACTTGGCCCAATGGGTGTTTGCTCTGCCACGTCTTTCGAAGTTCAGTCTGAAATGTTTCTACTTGCCAGATAGTTTCCTCTCAACAGCTGTCGCCTCGGCATCATCGTGCCAG ATTGAAGATCTGACCTTAGGTTTTTCCGACAGTGATAATGATTTAGAAAAGGAGCCCTCGGTGGGAGGAGACTTGGCCCAATGGGTGTTTGCTCTGCCACGTCTTTCGAAGTTCAGTCTGAAATGTTTCTACTTGCCAGATAGTTTCCTCTCAACAGCTGTCGCCTCGGCATCATCGTGCCAG ATTGAAGATCTGACTTTAGGTTTTTACGACAGTGATAATGATTTAGAAAAGGAGCCCTCGGTGGGAGGAGACTTGGCCCAATGGGTGTTTGCTCTGCCACGTCTTTCGAAGTTCAGTCTGGGATGTTCCTACTTGCCAGATAGTTTCCTCTCAACAGCTGTCGCCTCAGCATCATCGTGCCAG ATTGAAGGTCTGACCATAAGTATTTCCAACAGTGATAATGGTTTCCTGAAGCAGCCCTCGGTGGGAGGAGACCTTGCCCAATGGGTGTTTACTCTACCACGTCTTTCGGAGTTCAGTCTGTCCTGTCCCTACTTGCCAGATATTTTCCTCTCAACAGCTGTCGCCTCAGCATCATCGTGCAAG